The genome window CGGGCTGAAGCAGATCGCGATGCCGACGATCACGCACAGCGCCAGCACCGTGTAGAACGCGGGCGCGCGCCGCACGGGCTCGTTCAGCCCTTCGCGGAACCGCCAGGCTTCCGCGCAACCGTAGGCGGCGCTGCCCGCGAACGCGGGAATCGCGAGCAGCCCGCAGCCGACGATGCCGAACGCGAACACCAGGAACGCGGCTTCGCCGGCGATCGGCCGCAGCGCCTCGGCAGCCTGCGCGGTGCTGCCGATGTCGTGTCGGCCGTGCGCGAAGAAGACGGCCGCGCCGATCACCATGATGCAGAACGACACGGCGTTGGTGACGACCATGCCGGTCCAGGTATCGACCGTGACGCGTTGTTCGGTCTCGCGGCGCGTGTCGCGCTCGCCGTTCTTTTGCTCGGCCGTGGTTTGCTCGACTTCGAGCGCGGCCTGCCACACGAACAGGTACGGGCTCAGCGTCGTGCCGAGCACGGCGACCGCGGTGGTCGCATACGCATGCGTGAACGCGATCTGCGGCAGCACGATCGCATGCAGCACGCCGCCCCAGTCGACGTGCACGAAGCCGAGTTCGAGCACGTACGCGATCAGGCCGAGCGTCATCCATTTCAGCCAGCGCGCGTAGCGTTCGTATGACAGCATCACCTGCAACGCCAGCGATGCGATTCCATAGAGCGGCGCATACCAGTAGCTGCGGCCGCCGACGACGAGCGCCGTCGCGTCGCCCATCGCCGCGAGGTCGGCGCCGACGTTCACGACGTTGACGATCACGACCATCGCGATCAGCGTCTTCGCGACGCGATCGGAAAACCGTTCGCGGATGCCGGCCACGAGGCCTTCGCGATTGCGTCGCCCGACGAACGCCGCCGCGAGCTGCACGGCGACCATCATCGGCAGCGTGACGACGATCATCCACAGCATGTTGAAGCCGAACTGGCTGCCGGCCTGCGCGTAGACGGCGACGTTGCTCGGATCGGCGTCCGACGCGCCCGCGAGCAGGCCGGGGCCGAGCCGCCGATACCACGGTTTCGCGGCGGGCGGCGGCGCCTCGGCCGCCGCTCGCGCGCCATCGCCCAGTCCGCTCATCCGGCATCCCCGTGCGACGGGCGCCCGCCGTCGCGGCGTCGCTCGCGTGCGAGGCGCGACGCGGTGCGCAGCGCGTCGACCAGCGTGCGGTATGCATGTTCGCGGGAATCGGCGCCGCGCGTGCGCAGCACGTACGACGGATGATAGGTGGCGACGACGAGCCGGCCGTCGTCGGTGCGCACCGGCGCGCGCGTGCGCTCGAGCGTCGCGTCGTTGTCCTGCAGGACCGCGCGCAACGCCGTCGCGCCGAGCGCGACCACCACGCGCGGCTGTACGGCCGCCAGCTCGCGTTCGAGCCAGTAGCGGCACGCGGCCACTTCGCGCTGCGCGGGCGTCTTGTGCAGCCGCCGCTTGCCGCGCGGTTCCCATTTGAAGTGCTTGACCGCATTCGTCAGGTAGACGTGCGAGCGTTCGATTCCGGCGTCGTCGAGCGCGCGGTCCAGCATGCGGCCGGCCGCGCCGACGAACGGCATGCCCGCGCGGTCCTCCTGGTCGCCCGGCTGCTCGCCCACCAGCATGATCGTCGCATCGACGGGCCCGGCGCCCGGCACCGGCTGCGTCGCGTGTTCCCACAGCGCGCAGCGGCGGCACGCCTCGAGCGTGCGCGGGGCCTCGTCGTCGGGCGGCGGTGCCGGAGCGTCGGGCGCGTTGCGGGTCATGCGGCGCCTCCGGTGCGGGCCGGCGCGGCGGCGCGCGGCGAGCGGGCGGAACGCTTCGGCGATCGCATGGTCGCACGCGCAGAGGGACGCAAACGGGACGATTGATGCCGCATCGCACGCATGAAGGACTCCCGGATCGACGATGCGAACCATGCAGCAACCGGCATGCCGCATGCAGTCGGTATGGGCGCGCGCCTTGCGTGACAGGTCCGTCCAACGACAGGAGAAGCAGATGCTACCCGACCCCGGCGACGACCCGGCCGCCGACGACGTGCTGCTGTGGCGCGCCCCCGACAGCGTGCCGCGCCGCCCGCGCCGCGTGCTGGTCGTCGACGACTATCGCGATGCGGCGGACGCGCTGCGCCTGCTGCTCGAGGCGCGCGGCTTCGAGTGCCGGGTCGCCGACGATCCGTTCGCCGTGTGCGACGTCGCACGCGACTGGCAGCCGTTCGCGGTCGTGCTCGATATCGCGATGCCGGGCCTCGACGGACTGGAACTGGCGACGCGGCTGCGCGGCGATCCGCGAACGGCCGACATGCTGCTGATCGCGTGCAGCGGACTGGCGTCGCGGCGGGATCGCGAACAGGCGAAGGAGGCCGGCTTCGATGCGCATTGCGCGAAGCCGCTGACGCCGCACCGGCTGCTGGGCTACCTCGAATCGGCGAGCGGCGGCGCGGTGGCGCCGGACGAGGGCGTTACACGACCCTTGTAAAAAGGCCGGCGGCGCCCCGCGGCGCGGGCAAAAAAACGCCCCGCGCGGGCGGGGCGTGTCGAACGGAAGCGCCGGCGAACCGGCACCGCGTCGCGGGGCGGTCAGTGGCGGCCGCGCGTGCGCGGATCGTCGAGGTCTTCGGTCGGGTCGGTCAGCCCGAGCTCGTCGCCGGCACTCCAGTACGGGGTGCTGCCGTAGAACTCGTGCAGCGGCTCGGCCCATTGCGGATCGGCCATCGCCGGCCAGTGGTCCTTGTCGAACCCCGGCGCGTTGCGGATCCGCTCGGACGATACCGATAGCAGGAAGCACTTGCGCTCGGTATCGAGCGTCAGCGCGCTCCACGGAATCGCGTGGAGCTTGTCGCCGATGCCGAGGATGCCGCCGCTCGACAGCACCGCGTACGCGATGCGGCCGGAGCGCACGTCGAGCATGATGTCCTTGATCTTGCCGACATCGTCGCCGTCGGTCGTATAGACCTTGTCGCCTTCGAGCGTATCGGCCGCCATCACGTCGGGGCCGGGGCCGGCCGCCGTCGCGGCGCCCTTGCCGATGATGCGGGTCTGACCTTGATCGGGAGTCTGCATGGTTTCCTCCAGGCTGCGTGGGGCGCGACCGTGCCCGGGGGGCGGGCCCTGCGGGTCGCGCGGGTTGTCGGGGCGGGGCGAAAATCGCTCCGTCACGTCTGCTTCGGTTGCGACACGCCTTCCAGCGTGTTCGCCACGTCGTCGCGCTCCGGGCTGGCCGTGCGCGTCGCGATGTCGGCAAGCGACAGCATGCCGACCAGGCGCTTGTCGTGATCGACGACGGGCAGCCGGCGCAGTTGCGCATCGGCCATGTAATGCTGGATCTCGTCCAGCGAATCGTCGTCGAAGCACCATTCGATCGGGCCGGACGCGACCTCGTGGATGCGCGTCTCCGGCGGCTTGCCGGCCGAGATCGCACGCACCGCGAGATCGCGGTCCGTCACCATCCCGATCAGCCGGTTGTTGTCGCACACGGGCAGCGCGCCGATGTCGTAGCGCTCCATCAGTTGCGCGGCGTGACGGATCGAGTCGGTCGGCGAGATCCGCACGACGTCCTGCGACATGATTTCGTTGACGCGATGCATGAAATTCTCCTTGGCGGTGGGTGAAGCAATGGGCCGATGCGGCCGCTGCGATCCAGCAAACCGCATGCCGTGCGCGGGGCGTCGCGTCATTCGTCGTCGCGTTCCCGCTTGTCCTGCCACGGCCCGTCGTCGTGCGTGCCGGGCGGCGTGTCGGGCTCGATGCGCGTGACGCCGCCGGTCGCGGGCGGGTCGCTCGCCGGAAACGTGTCCTCGAGCTGCTTGTCGATGTGACGCTCCGAGTGGCGCGTGTGCGTGCGGTCCTGGTCTTTCAGCGGCGGGTGCGGGTCGGGCTGCCGCTCGTGCGCCGGTGCGTCGTGGCCGTGCCGGGTCGAATCCTTCATGGCGGTGCTCCGTATCGGGGACGATGAGCGGCCTCCGGCGCAACGGGCGTTCCCGGTCCGCGCGCACGGCACGTGATTTGCCGCTCCCACGCCGACCACGACGACGACCATGACGACACGGCGCAACAGCAGGCCTGCTGCGCGCATATCGAGCGGGAGGTACGACGATGATTCCGAAACGACGACCAGGGGTGCGCTACGAGGTGAACGTATGCGGCGGCGGATTCGATTCCGTGAAGAGCCATTTCGACACGTGGAAGCACGAACCGCTGATCTACCGGCCCGAGCGCCGGATGTTCGAAGGCAAGGCCGACGTGCGGCCGCTCGGCGACGAGACGTTCGGGGCGACCGAGCCGGCGCGCTTCGCGCTGCAGCGCGCGTGCGAGCCGTCGGATCCGTACGCGCTCGCGGCGCGCGTGCGGGACGACGGCCGCGAGCTGTGGCTGGTCATGGCCGCGTACGACGCGTAGCGGCGTGCTTGCAAGTTTTGCAGCGAACGGTGTAGCGAAGGCATGGCGCGTCGCGTCGAGCCGCGCCGCGGCGCGTCGACGCCCGCGCAGGGGCGACGGAGCGGACGGCACGCGGTTTGCGAAGCTTCGGTTTGCGAATCGTCGATACGCGGCCGTCACGCCGGTATCGATCCGAACCTCGCCACGACAGGAAATGCCGATGACACCCGAACTCGCACGGTGGCTGCAACGGCCCGAGCCACCGATCCCCGACATCGAGCCGGACCCCGAGCCGCCCGATCCCGACGACGTGCCGCCGGACATGCCCGAACCGTACCG of Burkholderia sp. NRF60-BP8 contains these proteins:
- a CDS encoding UdgX family uracil-DNA binding protein (This protein belongs to the uracil DNA glycosylase superfamily, members of which act in excision repair of DNA. However, it belongs more specifically to UdgX branch, whose founding member was found to bind uracil in DNA (where it does not belong), without cleaving it, appears to promote DNA repair by a pathway involving RecA, rather than base excision.) translates to MTRNAPDAPAPPPDDEAPRTLEACRRCALWEHATQPVPGAGPVDATIMLVGEQPGDQEDRAGMPFVGAAGRMLDRALDDAGIERSHVYLTNAVKHFKWEPRGKRRLHKTPAQREVAACRYWLERELAAVQPRVVVALGATALRAVLQDNDATLERTRAPVRTDDGRLVVATYHPSYVLRTRGADSREHAYRTLVDALRTASRLARERRRDGGRPSHGDAG
- a CDS encoding PRC-barrel domain-containing protein, with the translated sequence MQTPDQGQTRIIGKGAATAAGPGPDVMAADTLEGDKVYTTDGDDVGKIKDIMLDVRSGRIAYAVLSSGGILGIGDKLHAIPWSALTLDTERKCFLLSVSSERIRNAPGFDKDHWPAMADPQWAEPLHEFYGSTPYWSAGDELGLTDPTEDLDDPRTRGRH
- a CDS encoding response regulator, whose protein sequence is MLPDPGDDPAADDVLLWRAPDSVPRRPRRVLVVDDYRDAADALRLLLEARGFECRVADDPFAVCDVARDWQPFAVVLDIAMPGLDGLELATRLRGDPRTADMLLIACSGLASRRDREQAKEAGFDAHCAKPLTPHRLLGYLESASGGAVAPDEGVTRPL
- a CDS encoding NRAMP family divalent metal transporter; amino-acid sequence: MSGLGDGARAAAEAPPPAAKPWYRRLGPGLLAGASDADPSNVAVYAQAGSQFGFNMLWMIVVTLPMMVAVQLAAAFVGRRNREGLVAGIRERFSDRVAKTLIAMVVIVNVVNVGADLAAMGDATALVVGGRSYWYAPLYGIASLALQVMLSYERYARWLKWMTLGLIAYVLELGFVHVDWGGVLHAIVLPQIAFTHAYATTAVAVLGTTLSPYLFVWQAALEVEQTTAEQKNGERDTRRETEQRVTVDTWTGMVVTNAVSFCIMVIGAAVFFAHGRHDIGSTAQAAEALRPIAGEAAFLVFAFGIVGCGLLAIPAFAGSAAYGCAEAWRFREGLNEPVRRAPAFYTVLALCVIVGIAICFSPIDPIRALYWSAVLNGVAAVPMLVLVMLLSGKREAAGQPGSGPVSKLFGWVAVALMAASVVTMLVDLLT
- a CDS encoding CBS domain-containing protein, with the protein product MHRVNEIMSQDVVRISPTDSIRHAAQLMERYDIGALPVCDNNRLIGMVTDRDLAVRAISAGKPPETRIHEVASGPIEWCFDDDSLDEIQHYMADAQLRRLPVVDHDKRLVGMLSLADIATRTASPERDDVANTLEGVSQPKQT